In Trichoplusia ni isolate ovarian cell line Hi5 chromosome 17, tn1, whole genome shotgun sequence, the DNA window cagttaataaaattagaattttaatgaGGCTAAGTATTATTTGGTGACAGTATGAAGTGATGATTAGTGTGTTTACCTTTATTAGGTATCAAGCTTTTTAATACCtaatagtacaaaaatatcaatgaatttaaatgtgtatggttcttttaaaattttctttctgTTTACCGAATTTTGTACTTGATTGTACAATGTTGTGTTAgcataaaaacattaacattattaatatagtGTTACTGTGaagtaattgtaaataaaatatttgtcatagGTAACCGGCACCTAAAACTAAacttatgaataataaaaatcaaattatataatttcacagaagtttcattataaattcatttaaaaattataaataagtcaaacatacagatttattttatatttacgtacGTAACTTCTGAAGCAATATacgtttacataaataaatggaatgtgtataaaacacattaaaaagaCGAAGGAATGTGTATCACAACatatgaaaaaaatgatatatattataaaattaaatcacaaaaatattgcaCAGTATAATGACACATTATGACAAAGTACGATAAGAAAATTTAagtactcaaaataaataaataaaatgtcaagattattttaaaatataactgcaATTCGCTCTTTGAATTCTAAATAGTTAAAATCTCACTTGTATACAGAGTATGGTAAATCTACTATCTTAATACGATAGACACCGTTGCCAGATTTCATCAttgtataaaaacctttttgcttcAAAAAACGACCCCTAATTACTCGCTTGTTTTAAAACCGACCTTATTTTTACAGcattaaggtatatttttgaaacaatcaCCAACTAGAGCTCTTAAATTGGGTCGTCATATGCTATTTTGAGACAATCCCTATCGGTATTATGACAAGTCAACAAACGTTCATAGACCAGCATCAGTGGGGCATGTATAGGCCGATATAACTTAAGACAAGAGTTCCGGTAACAAGTATTTTGATGAAATCTGGTGTTACGTAATGAGGCCGTTATATTATgacagttaataaaataatacttataaaatagctgCTCATTGACAGTTTAGTTGGTGTCCATCTTGGATTTCAGGGACTGGTAGTATTCCGATAATACCTTCCAAGCTGTTGGGGCCATGAAGCCCTTTAGCGGCTCCTTACCAGATTTCGCGAGACCTTGaacatgtttattaattaactgttgTGGGAAAATGGTTTAAGAAATCTTTGTTATTACTGTAATTGTACGAGGGACATTAATTTCTTTGGaatatgattattttcttttgagagCTAAATTCAATAAACACTTTCTAAATGGAAAGGAACAATAATCATAAGTACTTATGTACCTCTCATCCTAGTTCCTGAGATGAAGTCGAAGTCTTCCTTGCGCGTTGGGTCGAAGAAAGCCATTTTGCCGACAGATGTGTCATAAGCGGCCACACGGAATGGAATGATCTGTATCAAAACGTTAAAGTTATTTCTAGtactaaaacattttagaatttGATTCTCGTTGATCAAAGTAATAACAGTGTTCTACTTTTCCTTCTTAGGCATCAATTTCTAggctgaaataaatataaatagactCGCAGGAGGTCTGGAAATGCGTAAATTATGTGTAATTAATGCCATTGCctcttatttttttcattttgttgtaCAACATTGAGATGTCACAATTTGATAGTAACTACACAatggttaaaattattatttttattttaccattgcATTTTTCTTCTAAGCTATCTACATTTGATACTTAAAGGTCAAGTGGCATCTGGTTAATAAAtttctatcatatttaaataataagtaagacTAGCTCCATTTGACACTTAAAAGTCATCTAGTTTTCTCCGCCATAAAATTGGCATCTGGTTAATGAACAGCTATGAAAGTTACTTAACTATTTTAACTCCATACCTCTAGCTCGTTGAGTCCGGGCGCCACCTTGAGCAGCATGGCGCCGTGTCGCGGGTCGAACAGGTCGCCGCCGCCCGCGGGGTGCGGCAGGCCGGCCGGGTCGCGCCCCACTATGTAGTGGTTGGCGCCCGCGTTCATGCGGCACTTCGCGTGCCATTGGACCTATACCAGACGCAggttacaatacaatacaacatTTTTCATACTTAATACGAAATACGTTAAAATGAGTATTAGTTGAAGTTTACCTGAAGAGGCTTTAAAATCATCTACGACGATTTTCCCTACAAAAATAGCACTAGATTCTGTATTTAGTTGAATGTAAccataaaacataattacaacaaaaaaaaaagattttgatttcAGCAAAATTTTCTGCTATGGTTTTACAAATTAACACCAGTTAGAGACAAAACGATACTAAAAAAAGTATTCGTAGTCTCGCCAACCGGAGACGTCCACAAAATTGTCTATATGTTATTTGTTAGTATAAATACTAGTAATAGAAGCCTTGAGACTAGCTCTGTCAAATCCTCATAGTTAGAAAGAAACAAAGTCAATAATTAGCTCATACCTCAGTAGGTCCCGCATACATCATGGGTGATGGGAAGATCGCGAGCACAGTGGCCTGAGGGTCCAACACACCCTCGTTCAAGACCGCCTTGTGCTGGTTGATCCTCACTTCTAACGGCACATCATCATCCTTTGTCCAACCACCTGCGTAATAACGTTGGTGATAAGTTTCTGAAGGGGTGTATTAAAACTGAATTCCTGTCAGGATGATGAAAATAATACTAGCCTTTATACGTTCGGGAGGTTTGAGCATAGATCTTTAAGCTGGCTCACTGTAGGTTGGCGATATAagattcaaacatttttttttaaactagtgtTAAATTGGTGCATagttcttttaagttttaagaacGGTTTTCCCATTATTAAAGACTCCCATTGAGTTCAAAACTAGTCACCTAACTAACACCTTACTAGGTTAGTCACTCAAATCTAACACCTCTTGTATTGTACACCTGCATTGGcgaataaaaagatttgtatttgtCAGATCTTGACAAATACGATGAATCCGCATCACTATCATAcacatatttataatcatttacaCCACAGCATATTACTGCgtttaaacaataaatgtaCGTCATCATTTAACATcgtaaaaagtatattatgacGCATTTATGGCATGTTTACGTAGATTTTTGAAGACTTACTTTATCACAGAATAAACTTTATATACGAAATTTTTGGGATCGCGACATATTGTGgactttttgtattaaatattgaaagttaTAGTTACCAAGAGGATGTAGTAGGAGTACGGGTTTCTTGAATCCCCTCTCTACAAGCTGGCGATGAGTGTCCTGCATGAGCAGCGCGTGCCCGTTGTGAATGGGGTTACGCAACTGAAAGAATAATTTGATAaggaaaattgtaataaatttggttttggtaataattattactagAAATCATGATAATTATAAACTGTCCAATTAATGTCTGAGGGTATTGGACTTTTTTTTggattattacatatttttagttCGAGTTACAACTGGGGCTCTATTTTTAGACAAAGGACTTATCAATTTCATTCTGAAAACTGTTGGATAAGAAGCCAAGAAAAAGTAGTAAACAAACATAGCGCAAATAGAAAATCCTGTCCCgaatgcttttttataatcttttcttttcataacattttttttataaacaaataacctAATAAGTTCGGCAAGGTTCCAACCTGGAAAGCGAACACAGCATCAGCGCCGAGTTCCTTGAACTTGTTCCGCAGTTCGTTGGGCGTTAGCCGGTACGAGTCCAGGCCGTCGTTCCAACGGATACGCTCGAACACTTCCAGGTTACCGCCCACTAACCAGTCACCGGCCTCCTTTATCATCTGTGGGTATTATGAAATGTTATGAGTATAATATGAGCCTTGGACGGGGATGGCTGAAGACCGGGTGTTGTGGGTCATCTTGAGGGCAGGGCTATGTTcagcagtaaataaataaataaatattccacaactttcacacaacgccatatctagtctcaaactaagcagagcttgtattatgagtactagacaactgataaacatacttatatatttctaaatatatacataatatagataaattacacccagacgacctccggtatagcagtcagggtcactaaccactagaccaacaggccagtcattgGATCAGGCAGTGGATCTGGATAGGTTGTATTGATTGATGAgtataataatcttttatttaatttccctGTCAGTTCTCTTGGTTAAGCCATGAaagacatttgaatatttttttaagaaaaaaaaacgtgaaaccgactttaaatttaaactaatagaaaaatttatgggaccaaatgagaGCTACTAcacttttaatgaaaaaaaaatcaacaagaTCGGGTTACACAGGTCGAAGTTCtaaggtaacaaacaaaaaaaataaacagacaaatTTAGAACCTAATCCTCTTtgaataaggttgaaaattaaatgtagcCTTCATATCTACTTACCTTAATATAAGGATGTTCAGGATGATCGATCCCGAACTGTCTTGAACACCTTTCCTCCTTCCTATGAGGGTAGAACTCGGGCGACCGGAGTACTGCCACCGCTTTGCCATTGTACGACAGAGCGATAGCGTTGGCGCCTGTCAAGCGATCCTTGACATCGGTGTCGACTGGCAGGACGACGGGCACTGATTGGTTGATTAGGGAGCCGTCGGGGAGGGAAAGGCAGTTGGAGTGGAGGGCCTgagagtaaaatattttgtgtaagaTGTGGTGATCTTTTTATATTGTACAGGGGAGCGATTTATGTAGTTAAGGTATGaagatcaaatttaaataaatcgtaTGGACTGTTTTCACTCTGGAACTGTATGCAACTGAACGGGTTTTAAAGTTAGAGCTGCTTTTGCAAAAATCCACAGCCCAAATAATGCCCGATATGAAGAAATTCCGTCGACTGAGGCCAGCCTGAAGTGtcaaaattgctttttattattgtaaataatataaaacagtattttttatttctgccaCATCCCAAGCTCATCGACTAAAAACGtcctaaaatattaatatcatatttttattcggTATAATGTTAAGGAATGGTATGTTACTGTCTAACTAACCTGTAGATATTCATGTTCTCTCATAAATCCTTTCAGCGGGTACGCCCAACCTTCAGACAGAACCtgaaacaaacaacattatACGTTTACAACAGTAATACATTTAATAGCTTAGCATCAGCTGGTATTAATGCAGGCGTCCTAAATGCCTTATCAAAGTTATTATGACAATCTAAATGGCTTTACTGTTgcgtaacataacataaatattgcGATTTCGCTATCACATAGTGACAAGATTACATCAAATGTTTAGTACAATACATATTGACTGATCAAGGTTTTTAGGATTACCAAAGATTACCGAGGATTTTTTGTAACATCCCAATTaccatatttttacaaataaatatatctttatatttacctacataTTGGGttaaaaaacggaaccctataacTAATGTAAGGCGATGAAATGTGATGGCTtaacaattaacattttcacagatgatgtatttctgtttctactaaaataatcaaaattaaaaatataaatggagATTAAGTAGCGATTGTTACTGGGTTTGAACTTCCATGTCTAGAAAGGCAAAGATCAAAACAGATTCTTAAAATTGATTGTAATTAAAGGAGGCTTTAAGTATTCGTTTAAGTTCGGCCTTCTCTAAGACTAAAATAAACCCGTAAGACGTGCAAAAGTGTGTGCAAGAGTTTGTTGGTCACAGTGGTCGGTGTGCATCTTAGTGTCTTAATTGATGTCTAGCCAGTAGCCAATAGTGGCAGATGAGAGTCTCTTAAAGTGGATATttcctattattttattgaaccgctagatggcgttgaaacAACTTTTTATACTCAATAGAAAAAATGTGTTAGGGAGATCTTTCACTTACCTGAACCCACTGCAAGTCGAGAGTGTTGATATCGATTTGCGGCAGTCTGGCAGCCTCCTCGATGGCACTGGTCAGCCTGTTACCGTAGATGAACAGCTCTTCAACGCTTTTGCTGCTGTTCTCGAAACAGGGGATGATACTCTGAGGAAAAATGATACAAGTATTACGATATTATATACGCCTTCGTTTGCAAGTTCTGGGTTTAGAAATACGCTAACACGTTATCGTTGAGGAACTAATATGATCTACTCTATTTGTGTTTTGGAGTGTTAGAAGCAGAAAATCAAATCAATCGGAAGCTGATGAAATCTCTGCatacctaattttaataaaaaccataatTTCAACGAATGACACTTTTTTAGTTTCGATACTCTTTGTGACATGGCTTTGAGAGTAACTTACGCAATATTCATCCCCGAATAACGTACGAAAACACGTCTAACTGTTTAGGCTACAAAACCAAAATGAAATTCGTCACTGTTTTATACTAGTTTGTTTTTATGCTAGCTTTTTAAAATACCTGAATAACGTATACAGGTGGAAAATTAATACGTCAGTACTATAATCAAGCAATCATGTaactaaactattaaaataacataacaataagATTCAATTAACTGAATAAAGGAAGTCGTTAGAacttattaagttatttatagatattgcATACAAATTAATACTGGCCTTGATAAAAAGGGAATGGCTAGcaatgtgttaaaaataaatacagttaatgttgatttttttaaacctgggaattggattaaaaataaagaatgtaataattaatgctGTTTTCATGTTTAGAGAAAGGCAGGAAGCTTAACAAGGTCAATTtacttatcataataaaataaatacttgtgtgAATTTATACAATTGTCACTTAAAGattgaaacaattgaaacttCTAAAATTAAAGAGATTTTGTTACTTTTGAAACAGTTGATACTTTGTTTATGATTTCACAAAGTAATCATGTTTTTACCAGGTATAACTATTTTGCATAAGCATCGgccatattatttttagaaaaaacgtTCACACATTAGGCATTTGTTAAATTAGATATGTACTTAGTCAATTAACCTGACTACACAATATCTTTTTAGACATTTCGTTCCTCTTTTGCTATTCAATAACCTTTATATTCTTAAGCacctttttaaatcaatttaaaaagaaatacatatttcCTATTACTCGTTTATACGTTGCACTACATTATTTTTCATCAGTTCCAACTATACTGAAGGGTTAATAATTTACGCTTTAAAATCCGTTTGTGACCCACTGCAGAGCAAAGTCTCCTCTTCTTTACTTCCACCTGTCTCTATCTCTGTCTATTTGGAGACAGTTCTGAGCAAAGCAGTTGAGTCCATCCTTCCgccttttaaatgtatttacctGTGATTCAAGAAGGCGCACGACATGCATGGTGGACTCCTCGATGGATTGTCCCACCGTCTGCACCACCAGCTCCGGCGCTTCGGGCCTCTCATACTCCTGAGTGATGCCTGTGAAGCCCTGTAACAAAGcgaatatatttacaaaatatcttcTCTAATTCCTGGTTACTAGTGATGGGTTCCTTTTTCCGTATGTAGGCTTTAAGTTGGCCCATTGTGCGTCGGTTGGCTTTGGGTTTTCTCACCTCTTCTTAAAGCTTCTCCACAATTTAATGAGAGCTTAAAACAGACATTTGTGATCATGCAAATATTTGCCCAAACTTATCCCTTCTTTTCAGCTCTTCACAttggaaatattataataccagccttaATATTACCGGGCATAGGCCACTTCCAGTATAGGGAAGATTTTAAGCATAGCGTCAATCATTGAAAGTATTCCAATACCGTCCCATATACGTCCCATTGCTGCACAGTTCTC includes these proteins:
- the LOC113502400 gene encoding bifunctional 3'-phosphoadenosine 5'-phosphosulfate synthase isoform X1, with the translated sequence MSLELRNKKVTDVFEKYKIAEWGNGNTRTCAQVATNVVEQKHQVSRAKRSRALGSRAFRGSTVWFTGLSGAGKTSIAFALEAYLVSKGIPAYGLDGDNIRTGLNKNLGFSKEDREENIRRVAEVAKLFADSGVVCLCSFVSPFAEDREVARRIHTDSDLPFFEVFIDTPLEVCEQRDTKGLYKKAREGQIKGFTGITQEYERPEAPELVVQTVGQSIEESTMHVVRLLESQSIIPCFENSSKSVEELFIYGNRLTSAIEEAARLPQIDINTLDLQWVQVLSEGWAYPLKGFMREHEYLQALHSNCLSLPDGSLINQSVPVVLPVDTDVKDRLTGANAIALSYNGKAVAVLRSPEFYPHRKEERCSRQFGIDHPEHPYIKMIKEAGDWLVGGNLEVFERIRWNDGLDSYRLTPNELRNKFKELGADAVFAFQLRNPIHNGHALLMQDTHRQLVERGFKKPVLLLHPLGGWTKDDDVPLEVRINQHKAVLNEGVLDPQATVLAIFPSPMMYAGPTEVQWHAKCRMNAGANHYIVGRDPAGLPHPAGGGDLFDPRHGAMLLKVAPGLNELEIIPFRVAAYDTSVGKMAFFDPTRKEDFDFISGTRMRGLAKSGKEPLKGFMAPTAWKVLSEYYQSLKSKMDTN
- the LOC113502400 gene encoding bifunctional 3'-phosphoadenosine 5'-phosphosulfate synthase isoform X2, whose protein sequence is MDGPSGPKKKLKTCAQVATNVVEQKHQVSRAKRSRALGSRAFRGSTVWFTGLSGAGKTSIAFALEAYLVSKGIPAYGLDGDNIRTGLNKNLGFSKEDREENIRRVAEVAKLFADSGVVCLCSFVSPFAEDREVARRIHTDSDLPFFEVFIDTPLEVCEQRDTKGLYKKAREGQIKGFTGITQEYERPEAPELVVQTVGQSIEESTMHVVRLLESQSIIPCFENSSKSVEELFIYGNRLTSAIEEAARLPQIDINTLDLQWVQVLSEGWAYPLKGFMREHEYLQALHSNCLSLPDGSLINQSVPVVLPVDTDVKDRLTGANAIALSYNGKAVAVLRSPEFYPHRKEERCSRQFGIDHPEHPYIKMIKEAGDWLVGGNLEVFERIRWNDGLDSYRLTPNELRNKFKELGADAVFAFQLRNPIHNGHALLMQDTHRQLVERGFKKPVLLLHPLGGWTKDDDVPLEVRINQHKAVLNEGVLDPQATVLAIFPSPMMYAGPTEVQWHAKCRMNAGANHYIVGRDPAGLPHPAGGGDLFDPRHGAMLLKVAPGLNELEIIPFRVAAYDTSVGKMAFFDPTRKEDFDFISGTRMRGLAKSGKEPLKGFMAPTAWKVLSEYYQSLKSKMDTN